The sequence below is a genomic window from Vespula pensylvanica isolate Volc-1 chromosome 1, ASM1446617v1, whole genome shotgun sequence.
cgtatcgaatgaaatgataaaaatcgcAATTATTTTTGCATCGGCctaatatttacgatatatcattctgtctttgtttctttcaaaagACTGAAGCACCTCTCCGAATGAAGAGACTGTAACGAGCTAGTTACTTCAGACACCGAGTGTTTTCGTatcacgataaaaaaagagtaaattaatactaatcatttgtaatttcttttttcgtttttctttctttcttttttttgcacaataaatcaatatatatagcGAATATGTGTATTTCCATTGAATCACTAATAGATTGAGTTCTTCCGacaattttaatagatatttgaCGGTCATATATACGAGATCGTAGTGTTCGAATTTATTCTCGAATAAAATGCTATTGGTTTAAATACTTTATTCATATGTTTATCGATctagtatatttttatgatgcGTACAAACgcatgtaaaataatttgtaataatttttataataataatatttcataataattaactatttttataatagtttatcgctatttataatataattatttcattaatttattcaattttattattttattatgatcgatcaaatttaataagcaaatttataattgaaattttgtatttcGCCGAAACAGATCGAAAAATGAcgagtataaattatttctgacGATTATTGTAACCGAATATGCAGTATCGAACATTCATATCATATTTTGGCTGGTTCGAAGTATAATTGGCAACGTACGAACGGACGTTTGGTATAAAAGTGACTACTCTTGGTTTGGCGAGATAAATTTGGACGTGTGCGAAAAGGCACGAGCAAAGTCCGAAAGATTGGAAGGCTCGCCGActataattttcttgtttacAAAGTAAACGTGTCGCGTCACGCGATGCCTTTGgaacttataattattaaccCGTATACGTatgatatgaataaaaaaaacacattttttttagtctaattatttacattcatTAGTTGTATAATCGAATCTgattcattgaaataaaaagagagagacagagaaagagagagagagagagagagagagagagagagagagagattcgaaatttaaaacaaaataatttttaataatgataaatatgtataagataatcacatatgaaattttaatatcctaataaattttaattcgtgttatatttattaatttaaaaacacATTTCTAAATTCCAATTTACGTCAATATGATCATTTACATTCATAAGATGCTTTATGGAATCCGATTCattgagagatagagaaatatatatatatatatatatatatatatatatacacacatatatgtatgtatgtatgtatatttaacgaGGAGTATGTATTAATCAGATATAAACcgaatataaaattgtgttcaaatcatatatatttcaatcgtaTTATATAGATCAATATCAATACGTAATCACTAAATATGATTACATAAATGTGTATTTGATGAATGAATTTCGAATGAACTAGAAAATACACGTGGAATTTGAAAGCAATGAGGACGGAAGAAAACTAGTTTTAGTTCAACGAAATTGTCGTCAAAGTGAATGCGAAATTGAAACGTCCCACTCTATGTCTTTCATGTCATCATACAACTTTGCAATCGGGTATAATCCTCCTATCgtctatcatatatatgtgtgtgtgtatgtaaattgtgtgtatatatatatatataaagaattgtCACTGTGCGTACAAGTTCTCTTTGCAATGATAATCTACAATataattcaaatgaaaattacaGGAAGTTCCAATACCGTTTTAGTTAATGAAATCTTTTAcaatagaataaattaataatttgtaaatatatattatcatcaattacaatttattctttgtgttatacacacacacacacacacacacacacacacatatacataaatatatctatatatagaatgtTTTGATGATATCATTGAGacacttaaaaaaattttcatttcattacgGACGTGACGAATGTCTCGCATTCGTTTTCTATACGTCTAttgaaacgatattttatattgaatttaattctctcactctttctctctatcacgTCCATGTACAcctacacgcacatacacacgcgcgcgcgcgcgtatatagGCTTATCCTTAAAGTTCAAAGCTGTGAACGAGTAGATAAGGTCAGATTGTAATTTCACGCCAATTTCTCATTGACTCATTCGATTACATTTGACAATGAATAAAGCTCAccttgatattttttcgaagataCTTCTCGAACGTTGAAGcttctttttgatatatacgatggatatttttttatagaatattccatagaatattttatagaatattttatattctctataGAACGACGAATTgttcgtaaataattaataaaattcgttgggaaaaatagaaaatttttttcttttttgtttttttttttttgttttttgtgtggataaaaataaaaaaaataataataaaacgagaaaaaaagaaagaaagaaaaacacaccTCGATTTAGACGTCACGAgagttgaaaatattttatacgtgaAATTGCAATTTCCATGATAAAGTAATCGTGTTATACGAATTACTACAGCATCATCACCGATGTATGAACGTAACACGTGGATAATTTAATCCAATTAAACGGTGATGGCTAGCAGAGTATTGTTGGACGTACATAAGTGCGCCACCACATTGTATGATGTACATAATAGAGGTGTATGTGGTTTAATATAGTTCTTGGTTAGAATAGTTTAGGTTGGGACAGCGAATAACATGAATTTCATAGAAATGTTATCAATGttctattaacaaaaatattctatataccaTTCATACGTTTTGTAAGAGAtacattcgttttctttctctgttgtttttttttttttttttttttaatttacaataaaatacgAGCTCCATCAAAACGTTCCAAgaattattttcctctttgttatttttaaacgttctAAACGAAGCTAACTATTCATTTCTCACGCTTCAAATCGCAAATACGCTTCCTACGACGCGATGCGATACACAAATGTTTGTTGAATGAGCTATTGCAACGAGACGTCATCAACTAGGTCAGAGCAAGTAGCTACCAAAGAAGCTTCCTTACTGTATATAACTATGtaatacttgtatatatgtacgtaccgTTCGTACAATAAATCGATCCTTCTCAATGTGATTTTCTCTATCGCTAAAGGACTTTTACTAACCTTCAACAAGTGAGACTCGTACGAAtcaagtaaatattatatatgttttctaataaatacatatatacgttaatACATGTGAAATATCTGTGTACGATACGTAAATTgaagtaaattattaaatatatatatatatatatatatatatatatatgtgtgtgtcagatataaatacgtagttagacgtaatatttgataaatgcaatgcaatatttttgatattgattaataataaaaaaatatattacgaaatcTTTCGATGAAAAGTAGTCACAAACTGATAAATCTAACAGCTGTCTCGTGATACGTGTCTTATTTTGTACGATATCGAAATGTATTGACGTTTTCGATCGACCCAAAATCCCTGTATAAGTGTGTGTACGTCCATGTTATAATTGCTATAGATAACGATGCCTGGTATTCATGATACAGTTCTTATCTATTGTATATAGAATCCAGTCAAGATATACACATACTAATTGAAGCTCATAATATCGTTGcgcattatatattatttattatgaacTTAAAGTAAAGGAtcggattaaaaattttgtttaattgtcTCAACATTTCAACAAACTTATTTATGATTCATGATATgaattatagtatatttttttaagggATTACGTAAATTCTCCGTGCAAAAAAATTGtacgttgaaaatttttttttcaagataggaataaaataaatcgaaaactTAATAATTTCACATTGTTACTTGatgttttatttgtataaaaaaatttttttctcttcaacttGTTTATATATAGGCTCTGTAATTTACAATCTGCTTCTGTACCGATTTGATCTTCATGGGAAGTGTCCTAATTTCCTATAGCAATAGTAGATTATTATAACTGCAATActgtatcataaaataaatgtttgtatttgtgagaacgaagaaaatctgatcgatttgaaaaagaatatctatACCAAAATTTAGacttaaaaatattgacaaaaaaaaaaaataggaatattataaattccattattaattaaaaagaaaaaaaaatgaatcgatacaacattattttatggaattttaatgaaattttaataattttatacttccATTCGGAAAAATAGGATACTGCTTGGATTTTCGTGCAGAGGTTGAAAACATGTTTTGTAAGTTATCATCGAGTAAAATTTGGTGGTATTATTAGTttctcaatttatttttactctctcctgaaagaaatttccaaaacaaataaatttctcgGCGCCGAGAATTTTTGTAACCGCTTAATACTAATGttatttttacgatctaaTCGTTTACGTTAATtatcgtcttttctctttcagagaaaatataaagtagcAATCGTTGTAACATGCGATAACATCAAAagcatatttgtttttattctcttgCGAAATTGCATTTTGCCGTTAACAAAAGATCTATGTTTACGTGTTTACCACgtgaacaaataaaagataaatattgaaatttattattgttttcgcATGTAACTTTGATACCTAATTTGATAATCCAATtgaaacgaagaataaaaataattgcaaaggAAAGATTTTCAGAATGCGAATGAATCGAAGGAAagatttaatcaattttgtttattcacgtttctttcttttttcaggaCTAAGCGCATGCGAAAGGAagtcttttatattcttaagGAAGGAGCTACCAGTACGACTCGCCAATATCATGAAAGAAATCCATTTATTACccgataatttattgaaaacgCCTAGTGTCGTCAtagtcaataatttatatgccACTTCCTTTGAGGAAATTATACACTTTGAGAAGTCTGAAGTTAACGACAGTACTTTGGATAAGTGAGTAGATTCTTGTcgatttcattagaaaatatcaatCTTCATTTATCATTTCGATTCTCAATTCGTTGGTTGTTCCTTTGTTTTTACTTGTTTATAGATTTTGTCAAGCTTTGATCAAAATCCGAAACAGGCACAGCGACGTTGTTCAAACGATGTCCCAGGGTGTTCTTGAGTTGAAGGATTCTTACGAAGTCGATGTTCAAACAGAGAACAGTATCCAGTATTTCCTCGACAGATTTTTCATGTCACGAATTTCTATTCGTATGCTCATCAATCAACACAGTATGCTTATTGAACATTTCTATTTGATGTTGTTTCGTTATCACggaaatgaaatatcaatgtAACTTACTCTTTCATTTCAGCGCTCCTTTTTGGTGGATTGTTGAACGGTCACAGCAGACACATAGGATGTATAGACCCTTCGTGTGATGTTATCAGTGTTATCAAAGACGCCTACGAGAATGCACAGTTTCTATGCGATCAATATTATCTGGCTAGTCCGGCAATAAACGTGAAACAACATAATGGCAAGTTTGAAAAATGTTGATTGTTCTAGAATAACATTAGCGAGTGAATcggaataatttaattactttttgaaATAGGTATAATAAAGTTTTCTCGAGATAATGATAACAGAAACAGATATGATGATTACGAAATAGAACTTTCTAACGTATAAAAGTAAACAGATAAGAATTATTCCGATCGTTAACGTTACGCGCTACAtcattctttctgtttcttttttcagaacTCGAACGAGGTAACGAAATACGAATCGTTTATGTACCAAGTCATTTGTATCACATGCTCTTCGAACTATTCAAGAATAGTATGAGAGCAATTATGGAATATCACGGATCGGAATCAGACAATTATCCGCCGATCGATGTGACGGTTGTACGTGGAAAAGAGGATATATGCGTGAAGGTGATTAGTGTTAGGAGAGATAGTTGATAActatgaaaaagaatggagATTCGGAAAAATCGGTTAGTTCACTGTcgaattttattagatatctGACCGTGGCGGTGGCATACCTCGTTCGCATATGGATCATCTTTTTAAGTACATGTATAGTACCGCGCCTCAGCCAAGCAAGTCGGATGCACATACTGTCCCTCTCGCTGGTTATGGTTATGGTCTTCCGCTATCTCGTTTATACGCTAGGTAT
It includes:
- the LOC122626931 gene encoding pyruvate dehydrogenase (acetyl-transferring) kinase, mitochondrial; protein product: MKLTRKCFGNISKMLDFYSQFNPSPLSIKQFIDFGLSACERKSFIFLRKELPVRLANIMKEIHLLPDNLLKTPSVVIVNNLYATSFEEIIHFEKSEVNDSTLDKFCQALIKIRNRHSDVVQTMSQGVLELKDSYEVDVQTENSIQYFLDRFFMSRISIRMLINQHTLLFGGLLNGHSRHIGCIDPSCDVISVIKDAYENAQFLCDQYYLASPAINVKQHNELERGNEIRIVYVPSHLYHMLFELFKNSMRAIMEYHGSESDNYPPIDVTVVRGKEDICVKISDRGGGIPRSHMDHLFKYMYSTAPQPSKSDAHTVPLAGYGYGLPLSRLYARYFHGDIVLLSCEGYGTDAIIYLKALSNEANELLPIFNKTSSKFYRTPVPTADWSSQCGGGMATRQLRMSYTQGHRLPHGMEVGHC